The Penaeus chinensis breed Huanghai No. 1 chromosome 6, ASM1920278v2, whole genome shotgun sequence genomic interval TTTATAATCTTCCCTTTTTTACTGGATTTGTAGTTTTATTGAAATCCTGCTTAATCAGTgtcatggtgaaaataataataaaaagactaaaattatatatttcatatactaacaatgacaatgatattaaaagtGGTAAAAAAGAAGTAGACAATGGTTCTAAAAATGATAAAACTTATAACAATGATTACGACATTAATAGTAACActgacaataatgaaagtaaaggtaataatgccagtgataataataacggtaaaattgataaaagtaatagttataataatgattgtgaagaTATGCGGTTATTATTTGCCTTTTTCAATATTGAAACTGTTGCGCCTGCGTACGTGACGGTTCGATATGGATTCGGTGGTCGAATCCAGATTCGAATCCCGGTTCGATCCTGAGCCTGGTTGTTGGGTAGTGGGTACGGGGTTCCTCACTCTACTCGACCATAGCCGTAAGGTGaggttctctccccatcctagttttggtaattttcttttttctttttgtgaggaATCTGTACAGTGTGTATAAACCATTATATTTTTGCAAGACATGCAGAAGAACCTACTTGTGTTAAGGGCCAGGCACGGAGGCTTCATTATTATTTCCCAAACTGACCATCCAAGACTGACCATCCATATCCACGTGGCCGCTTCAAGGTTACGCCTCCCACAAGTTATCCGTGGCCATTGGTGGAAAGAAGTGTCTTGCTCTTATTCTAAACTGAATACAACTGACATGGAAAAAgtgaacattgttattttttaactttcgtgtgtgtccatttattgtaaataaactttttttttttttttttttttttttttttttttttttttaaatgttctgcatgtttgcttgtgtcCTCAAAATTAGAAAATCCTCTATGAACCGAAAAGATCCTGGTATttacaatgatgttgatgatgattataaaaaaaattaacaataatgatattaataataatggcaatgataataatgatactactactactactaataataatattaataatgagtatagtaataataatattaataataaatatagtaataataatagcaataatgttaataattatgatagttgtaatgatgacaataataatgataataataataaatgtaatcatagtaattatgatgatgatggtgatgataacaataatatacaaataataatagtaataataataatgacgataacgacaacaatgataatgataataaaatgataatagtgatcataataaaataaaaaatatatatatatgaatagtaatgataataagaaaattataattttaatattgataatgataatgataatgatgataataaaaataataatgatgacgatgatgatgatggtgatagctataatcatggtaatgattatagctattgatgattgtaattataatcaggataatgataatgctaataatgataataataattattataattgttatttttattattagtagtagtagtatcattattattatcatctaatcaaaactatcattacagttattaatataattgataatagtgatgataacaataataatgatgatgaaatcattatagttatgatgataataagaataatgataacattgaataaaaacggtaatagtcaaataataacaataataataataatgataatgataataataataatgataatcatcaaataatgctatcaataataatacgataatgataataacaatgacatcaatataataataataatgaaaataatgataatgataatacaaagaaaattGATAGCAAGACTTAATGCCATTGTCCAATAGAATGCCAGTGTCAGTAAGGTGCCAGTTGGGTGCCAAGTGGAAATAAAGTGGCCTTCACGTATATCATTGGAGATATTTTAAAACTTGCCATGATGATTCATACTGTATTATGAAATATTCTGCTAGATTAAATTCAGATTCAAAACGTATTAACGCTTTCCacttgggatatatatataattttttgataACCATTTTCAATTTTGTTCAAATATTGtgtggcatacacgtacacacacgcacgcactcgcgcacacacacaaacacacacacacacacacacacacacacaaacactcacacacacacactcacacacacacacacacacacacacatatatatatatatatatgtatatatatatatatatatgtataacaatcctcgtAGTTAGATCCGAGTTACACACtcctttagtgggtcgtgtggcatggttggtttagtactggccctccggtctcatacccagagtgacttaggttcgaggccaggtcagggaggattgttttcaatatctatatcaatgcggtattgcattattccatttttcatatatatatatatacttatatatatatacatgtttatgtgtttgtgtgtgtatatatatatgtatgtttatatatatatatgcatatatatatacatatatataaatatatatttatatgtatatatatatgtatatatattatatatatatgtatatatataaatatatatatatttacacacacacatatatatacgtatatatatacacatatatatatatatgtatacatacatatatatgtatatatatacacatatatataaatatatatatatatacatacatatatatgtatatatatacacatgtatatatatacacatatatttatacatacacacacgcatacatacatatatgcaagtagaacaccgaaggaagtacaagaaaacacccGCGCCTTGCCCCCGCCTCCGACGCACGGCCGAGAAGCTCGAGGCCAGATCAGGAGGGACGCCACACAGAATAAGACAATTACcctcccacactcgcagctgacggaACACCTGGATGCCCCGTTGGACCGCGCAGTGAAGATAGCTACCACTTTGGTAAGAAGGTACAGGGcgtggcctccacgaacaacgaatcgaccaacaccgcacaAACGTTTATAAAAGAATATCGTAGAACTCCATGGTATACACAAAAGAATAGCTTCAGTAACAATATAACTAAACAATGGGtgcaacttaaagattgttcaagtctatgcttcaACCTGTAGCCacagtgataaagaaatagaaggcttttctgaagatgttcatttagccagcgagagagtaaaagcccatttcacaataatcatgggagaatttaatgccaaaataggtaaaaagaatcacggagtaggcacgaggaatgagagggacaaatgctagtttacggaggctcgatcactcaataccATGAatgcattcttcgaaaaaagactagagcggaagtggacatggaagtcgccatcggacataaaaaacgaaattgacttcataatgtcaaataggcgcgatatagtaaaaaatggggaagttattaataaagtaaatgtcggCAGCGActataggttggtcagaggccaaattaaattacatctcagaagggaaaggaataaactcatacgaaaaccgcagccaaatttagctaacttgaagaccaaagcgacagaatttagcattaacatccaaaacagatattcacttctcagcgacgaagatctcaacattgaccaaatcaacaaacagttcgaTGACGTAATAAAAGAGGTCAAGGGCCAGACgtatgacacatatatatgtgtgtgtgtgtgtgtgtatatatatatatgtatatatgtgtgtgtgtgtgtgtatgtgtatatatatatatatatatatatatatatgtatatatatgtgtgtgtgtgtgtgtgtatatatatatatatatatatatgtatatgtatgtgtgtgtgtgtgtgtatatatatatatatatatatatatatgtatatgtatgtgtgtgtgtgtgtgtgtatatatatatatgtatatatgtgtgtgtgtgtgtgtgtgtatatatatatatgtatatatatatgtgtgtgtgtgtatatatatatatatatatatatatatatatatgtatatgtatgtgtgtgtgtgtgtgtatatatatatgtatatatatgtgtgtgtgtgtatatatatatatatatatatatatatatatatgtcatatgtcagGTCAGTCATGGTCGGTCGTGTCGATCATGTGCTGCTACCACTATGATAGTAGGTGGTACTACCTGCAACTGTTTCTGCTGCCTTGCAGACTCATACGGGAGTATGAAAGGCTAGGGGAGTAAACCCCAACATAAAATCCGGAGGGAGGGCCCCTAAGGCAGTCAACAGGGAGGAATGTACCAATCTGTTTTCTGGCAGCTCCTGCAACATTGCTGGTTCCACGATATTGACCATGTCACTTTACTGGAGTCAACTAGCAGCGTCGAGAGGGGGAATGGTGAACCATGGGCTAGGCATCTTCTCCATACCCACAGCCCAGGCATACAGCTTATGATAGAGAGGACACTGCAAGATGAGCAAGCACAGTGTACTCACCCACAGCTATAGCAGCATTTCGACAATGGAGAGGACACTTCAGCCAGTTGAAAAACGGGGAAACAACACGGAAGTTGGCAGTTACGGGTTCTAAGTTCCCTCTATTTGGCGAACTGAGGGAGCGCCACGGGTCAACTTCGACGGTGGGAGTGGCTATTCAGCTACATTGATCATCTACTGCCCGCCTCAAGCTGGGCAGCCCCCAGCCAGTAAAGTGATGATCCGCCACGTCTACCTGCCCCTATGGGTGTGTGGGGATAGGACAAAAACCGAAGAGTGGACGTTAAACCTTGCACCAGGCATTAAACCAAACAAATCAACCAACATGAAACTTGCTACATGGAACGTGAGAACCATGTGCACTGGGCTCAACACCGATCTTGACAAAATAGAAGACCTCAGGAAGACAGCAGTTATCGATAGAGAACTAGCAAGACTaaatgtggacatagcagcactGCAGGAAACTAGACTAGCAGACTCAGGATCTGTGACGGAACGAGATTATACCTTTTATTGGCAGGGCTTGAGCGCAGAAGAGCGGCGACTACATGGAGTAGGCTTTGCTGTTAAGAAAAGCTTGCTAAACAAGATCAGCACACCTCAGGGAACATCAGAGCGTCTCATCTCCTGAAATTGACAACTAAAAGCGGGACAGCTCACATCATCAGTGCCTATGCTCCCACCCTGGATGCGGCTGACGATAGGAAAGATGCTTTTTATGAAGACCTACAAAAATTAATTGAAAGTATTCCTAAAAAAGATCAGATTTACCTACTTGGGGACTTCAATGCAAGAGTAGGACCTGATAACCAAGCCTGGCCATTATGTTTGGGACAGTTTGGATATGGTAAAGTAAATGAAAACGGTCAGAGATTGTTAGAATTCTGCACCTACAACAACCTGTGCATCACCAACACCTACAACGGAAAAGACCGCCACAAGGTGTCCTGGCGTCACCCTGCATCTGGCCACTGGCACCAAAGAGATTTTGCAATTGTGAGAAGAAAGCACATCAATACAGTCACATCAACAAGATCCCACCATAGTGCAGACTGCAATACCGACCACCTGCTAGTTATGGCAAAAGCAAAGATCACCACCAAGAGAATGCACAGAGCAAAGCCACCAAAGCTATCCAAAATAAATGCAAGAAACACAAGGAATCCAGAGATGAAGCAAGTATTCCAGTCAAAGTTTGAGGAACAGTCTCCTAATCTAGATGAGGAAGATGTGGATAAGCTTAAAGACATCCATCTATGATGCTGCTTCTCAGACTTTTGGACTAAAGAAGACATCAAACCAGGACTGGAAGAAAATGCTGCTTTACTTGCTCCCTTGATAGAAGAAAAACGCAAAGCCAGGATTGAACATGGAATGAACCCATCAGACAGCTCAAAGAACAAGCTGAAGTCTGCAAAGGCAAATTTGCAGTGAATATCAAGACAATGTGCTAATGAATACTGGGAGAAACTATGCAATGAAATCCAACAGGCATCAGACACAGGCGACATCCGCTGTATGATAAGATCAGAGTTGCTCTAGGACCTCAATGTACTAAAATTGCACCTCTAAAAACAACCACAGGGGAAGAAATAACAGATAAGTCTcaacagatggacagatggatagagcaCTATGCCGGATTATACTCTGAAGATAGAACAGTAGATGCCAGCCTGAATGATATGATTCCAGAACTCACAGAAATGACAGAACTAGATGATGAACCCACAGAGAAAGAGCTACTCGAAGCTATTGAACACCTAAAGAGTGGGAAGTCTCCTGGAAATGACCAAATACCAGCAGAGGTcttgaaagaaaacaaagaaatcctGCTCCCCCACCTTCACAAGCTGCTTATCACCtgttggagaaagggtgagaTACCACACGACATGAGGGACGGAAACATCATAAACCTATACAAGAACAAGGGTGACAAAGGGGACTGCAACAATTATAGAGGAATATCACTCATGAGCATAACGGGCAAAGCTTTCGCACGGGTTCTTTTGAAACGCCTCCAGAAATTGGCCGAGCGCATCCTACCAGAGAGCCAGTGTGGATTCAGATCAAGCCGCTCAACAATTGACATGATATTTTCCCTAAGACAAATACAAAGAAGTGCCGGGAACAAGGCATCCCACTTCATATGGCATTTATAGACCT includes:
- the LOC125026276 gene encoding craniofacial development protein 2-like, whose translation is MSKHSVLTHSYSSISTMERTLQPVEKRGNNTEPPASKVMIRHVYLPLWVCGDRTKTEEWTLNLAPGIKPNKSTNMKLATWNVRTMCTGLNTDLDKIEDLRKTAVIDRELARLNVDIAALQETRLADSGSVTERDYTFYWQGLSAEERRLHGHTSGNIRASHLLKLTTKSGTAHIISAYAPTLDAADDRKDAFYEDLQKLIESIPKKDQIYLLGDFNARVGPDNQAWPLCLGQFGYGKVNENGQRLLEFCTYNNLCITNTYNGKDRHKVSWRHPASGHWHQRDFAIVRRKHINTVTSTRSHHSADCNTDHLLVMAKAKITTKRMHRAKPPKLSKINARNTRNPEMKQVFQSKFEEQSPNLDEEDVDKLKDIHL